One window from the genome of Macrobrachium nipponense isolate FS-2020 chromosome 49, ASM1510439v2, whole genome shotgun sequence encodes:
- the LOC135205319 gene encoding probable chitinase 2, with protein sequence MVKCTSILLVLLAAAMGVWSQGHEQHVVCYLGSWSVYRPSPGKFDIENIEPRLCTSLVYAFAGLDETTFTIKSLDPEYDINKKAFERFVGLKKINPKLKVLIAIGGWTEGSTKYSAMASTAASRKTFINSAVNFIQTHGFDGLDLDWEYPASRGGVPQDKENFVLLVKELRQEFVKYGWMLTAATAAAKSIIDKAYDIDDLVEHLDFIHIMAYDYHGKWDGHTGHNAPLYSRDDEADEEKALNVDSTVKAYMDAGAPPHKLVLGLGFYGRTFLLADPSQPGISAPAQSSAFAGPYTKEDGFLGYNEICEKQTSEAGLWNVVWQKAHQVPYMFRDNMWVGYDDPVSINLKVAYAQSHGLGGLMIWSIDTDDFTGVCSKNRERFPLLMAINKALVAHKEKRPTPGAPGVDTKPGMPDQPGMPDKPGMPDKPDIDDDKPDVDLDVDNDLDDRRTSSFGGDRKRPEKGGSSAVVPAATTLFALLLASFLAK encoded by the exons GTGTATGGTCCCAGGGGCACGAACAGCATGTGGTGTGCTACTTGGGGTCCTGGTCAGTTTACAGGCCAAGTCCTGGGAAGTTCGACATCGAGAACATTGAACCCAGACTCTGCACGTCTCTCGTCTACGCTTTTGCTGGACTCGACGAAACCACCTTCACCATCAAGTCACTGGATCCAGAGTACGACATTAACAAGA AGGCTTTCGAAAGGTTTGTAGGCCTAAAGAAGATTAACCCTAAACTGAAGGTTCTCATAGCCATTGGAGGATGGACGGAGGGTTCAACCAAGTACTCTGCAATGGCCAGCACAGCTGCTTCCAGAAAGACTTTCATCAACTCAGCTGTCAACTTTATTCA AACTCATGGCTTTGATGGCCTCGATCTGGACTGGGAGTACCCTGCCAGCAGGGGTGGTGTGCCTCAGGACAAGGAAAACTTCGTTCTTCTGGTTAAG GAACTTCGTCAAGAATTCGTGAAGTACGGCTGGATGTTGACTGCGGCCACAGCAGCTGCCAAATCCATCATCGACAAAGCTTATGACATCGATGACTTGGTGGAGCATTTGGACTTCATCCACATCATGGCTTATGATTACCACGGCAAATGGGATGGACATACCGGCCACAACGCTCCTCTTTACTCACGGGACGATGAAGCAGATGAAGAGAAGGCCCTCAACGTG GACTCAACAGTGAAGGCCTACATGGATGCTGGTGCTCCACCCCATAAACTCGTTCTTGGTTTAGGATTCTACGGAAGGACCTTCCTATTGGCTGACCCCAGCCAGCCTGGCATTTCTGCCCCAGCCCAATCATCAGCCTTTGCTGGACCTTATACCAAGGAGGATGGATTCCTTGGCTACAATGAG ATTTGTGAGAAGCAAACATCCGAAGCTGGACTATGGAACGTTGTGTGGCAGAAAGCCCACCAGGTTCCCTACATGTTCCGTGACAACATGTGGGTCGGCTATGACGATCCCGTCTCCATCAACCTGAAGGTGGCGTACGCCCAGTCTCATGGCCTCGGAGGCCTCATGATCTGGTCCATCGACACAGACGACTTTACTGGCGTCTGTTCCAAGAACAGGGAGAG GTTCCCACTCCTCATGGCCATCAATAAGGCTCTGGTAGCCCACAAGGAGAAGCGCCCAACTCCTGGAGCACCTGGTGTGGACACCAAACCCGGCATGCCCGACCAGCCTGGCATGCCCGACAAGCCTGGCATGCCCGACAAGCCCGACATAGATGATGATAAACCCGACGTAGACCTCGATGTAGATAACGACCTTGATGACAGAAG AACCTCTAGTTTCGGTGGTGACCGCAAGAGACCCGAAAAAGGAGGCTCTTCAGCCGTGGTTCCAGCAGCCACGACTCTCTTCgctcttcttcttgcttctttccTTGCAAAGTAA
- the LOC135205320 gene encoding gastrula zinc finger protein XlCGF58.1-like, whose product MEANIENPQRIVEMEEEGTQGLEHLSFPINSPSEENISERHLVEKTLSGENQCPPYKMEIKAENIQEDEENWGERIQENNSARTNSSPEGTHNCEMDETFDESKPEMPLLVVNTLDEEEPWLESDKVSTPDLPSADKAKQNENLFVCDLCGRQCGHRGILNYHLMTHTGEKPFICQECGKSFRQKQHLIAHERRAHTGEKPFPCTECDKRFYLKAELKRHTVTHMEVTPFHCLVCGKSFKAKYNLEVHSKIHKRIKRLQCSECDKSFVRKHEYIAHMRIHSNEKPFAGTECGELSDGEPCSESEKTFISGDVILPTEGDNDSESQFACDVCGQLFNSKGNLKVHLFIHTGDKPFVCKECGNRFRRKCHLIMHEKRIHTKERPFPCTQCGKRFIIKTLLKKHMLAHANVQKVQQVQEEARHFDCHVCGKSFCLKIHLEQHLTTHNIVKPFQCSECGKRFTNKHNLLAHVRIHATEKPVVCSECGKHFVGEPELKKHMKTHEEKLFICDICGKRFRLESVLTKHRRIHTGEKPFTCNECGKTFRFHGGLYLHMQIHSGEKPFVCSECGKSFTTKKCLSKHTKIHTGDRPYVCAICGKGYIQKVNLRHHISTHTGEKPFACSICGKGFNIKSEVTRHEKTHSTKPHVCPECGKGFQKSVALEKHLRSHTGVNSCVYNMENVGKDVA is encoded by the coding sequence atggAAGCTAACATTGAAAATCCACAGAGAATTGTAGAGATGGAAGAGGAAGGTACACAGGGGTTAGAACACCTGAGTTTCCCAATAAATTCTCCCAGTGAAGAAAATATATCAGAAAGGCATTTGGTTGAGAAAACTCTCAGTGGGGAAAATCAATGTCCACCTTATAAGATGGAAATCAAAGCTGAAAATATACAAGAGGATGAAGAAAATTGGGGGGAACGTATTCAAGAAAATAATAGTGCCCGGACAAACTCTTCTCCAGAGGGAACTCATAACTGTGAAATGGATGAAACATTTGATGAAAGTAAACCAGAGATGCCTTTGCTTGTAGTAAATACTCTGGATGAGGAAGAACCATGGTTAGAATCGGACAAAGTATCCACTCCTGATCTGCCTTCTGCTGACAAggctaaacaaaatgaaaacctaTTTGTTTGTGATTTGTGTGGAAGACAGTGTGGGCACAGAGGTATTCTTAACTACCATTTAATGACACACACAGGAGAGAAACCGTTTATTTGTCAGGAATGCGGGAAGAGCTTTAGGCAGAAACAGCACCTCATTGCTCACGAAAGAAGAGCccatactggagagaaaccattTCCTTGTACAGAGTGCGATAAAAGATTTTATCTGAAAGCTGAACTGAAAAGACACACGGTCACACATATGGAGGTGACACCATTCCACTGTCTTGTATGTGGGAAGTCATTTAAAGCAAAATACAACCTTGAAGTACACTCAAAAATCCATAAAAGGATCAAACGATTACAGTGCAGTGAGTGTGACAAAAGCTTCGTAAGGAAACACGAATATATTGCACACATGAGGATCCATTCAAATGAGAAGCCATTTGCTGGCACTGAATGTGGGGAACTCTCTGATGGGGAGCCGTGTTCAGAATCTGAAAAGACGTTCATTTCTGGAGACGTTATACTTCCCACTGAGGGAGATAATGACAGCGAAAGCCAGTTTGCATGTGATGTGTGCGGCCAACTGTTTAATAGCAAAGGTAACCTGAAGgtccatttatttatacatacagggGACAAGCCATTTgtttgcaaggaatgtgggaacaGATTTAGGCGGAAATGTCACCTCATCATGCATGAAAAGAGAATCCATACCAAAGAGAGACCATTTCCCTGTACACAATGTGGCAAAAGATTTATCATTAAGACTTTATTGAAAAAACATATGTTAGCTCATGCAAATGTACAAAAGGTGCAACAGGTACAAGAGGAGGCAAGGCACTTTGATTGCCATGTGTGCGGAAAATCATTTTGTTTGAAAATACACCTGGAACAACATCTGACTACCCACAATATTGTCAAGCCTTTCCAGTGCAGTGAATGTGGTAAAAGGTTTACTAATAAACATAACTTACTTGCACACGTGAGGATCCATGCAACCGAGAAGCCAGttgtttgcagtgaatgtggGAAACATTTTGTTGGGGAACCAGAACTAAAGAAACACATGAAGACTCATGAGGAAAAGTTGTTTATCTGTGATATATGTGGCAAAAGGTTTCGATTGGAATCTGTTCTCACTAAACACAGGAGAATTCATACGGGTGAGAAGCCGTTCACCTGCAATGAATGTGGAAAGACATTTCGATTTCATGGGGGCCTTTACCTGCACATGCAAATCCACAgtggagagaagccatttgtttgcagtgaatgtggGAAAAGCTTTACTACCAAAAAATGTCTGTCCAAACATACAAAAATTCATACAGGAGACAGACCGTACGTTTGTGCAATCTGTGGGAAAGGATATATTCAGAAGGTCAACCTTAGACATCATATCAGTACACATACAGGAGAGAAGCCCTTTGCTTGTAGCATTTGTGGGAAGGGATTTAACATTAAATCTGAAGTGACAAGACATGAGAAAACACATTCAACGAAGCCACATGTTTGTCCAGAATGTGGGAAAGGTTTTCAGAAGAGTGTTGCCCTCGAAAAACACTTGAGAAGCCACACAGGAGTAAATTCGTGTGTTTATAATATGGAGAATGTTGGAAAAGATGTTGCATGA